In the Sarcophilus harrisii chromosome 3, mSarHar1.11, whole genome shotgun sequence genome, one interval contains:
- the MARCHF7 gene encoding E3 ubiquitin-protein ligase MARCH7 isoform X4: MVLGSLGTELVRERRDLERRTDPSINLMDYSHRSGDFTSSSYLQDRVASSYSQGARPKENSLNTLRLNTSSMNRQWPSEHQSSFYSREPSRNSSRSNFSPREMESPQRSVQQGFSYIPNRDEASSINNSERIGSSQRSLTEPSNDTEGRRTTRQLLSRLASSMSSTFFSRRSSQDSLNTRSLDSENSYVAPTVLTSTQSSGSAASSSEVPDNRTPESSQGFRFLRRRWGLSSVGQNPNSETGSENFSQESESRNAGSWLSSSLRNRCTPLFSRRRREGRDESTRIRTTDVPSRPHHVLRRESNEDVHLETQNESLGTTANRSQTPTVPSSAAASVASTPDLAHSGRNTGISGILPGSLFRFAVPSALGSSLSDNVMITVDIIPSGWNSSDGQNDKTKTLPSRDPERLQKIKESLLLEDSDEEEGDLCRICQMAAASSSNLLIEPCKCTGSLQYVHQECMKKWLQAKINSGSSLEAVTTCELCKEKLQLNLEDFDIHELHRAHANEQAEYEFISSGLYLVVLLHLCEQSFSDMLGTASEASTRVRFINLARTLQAHMEDLETSEDESEEDGDHNRTFDMA, encoded by the exons ATGGTACTCGGATCACTGGGGACTGAATTAGTAAGAGAGCGAAGAGATCTGGAAAGGAGAACAGATCCCTCTATTAATCTTATGGATTATAGTCACAGGAGTGGTGATTTTACATCTTCATCAT ATCTTCAAGACAGAGTTGCTTCTTCATATTCTCAAGGAGCAAGACCAAAAGAGAACTCACTGAACACTTTAAGATTAAACACATCATCCATGAACCGTCAATGGCCTTCTGAACATCAGTCTTCATTTTATTCTAGAGAGCCAAGTAGAAATTCTTCCAGATCAAACTTTTCTCCAAGAGAAATGGAATCTCCCCAGAGGAGTGTACAGCAAGGTTTTTCTTACATCCCAAATAGAGATGAAGCTTCTTCCATTAATAATTCTGAAAGGATTGGTTCATCTCAAAGATCATTGACTGAGCCTTCCAATGACACTGAAGGAAGGCGGACAACTAGGCAGTTGTTGTCTCGTCTAGCTTCTAGTATGTCATCTACCTTTTTTTCACGAAGATCTAGTCAGGATTCCCTGAATACAAGATCATTAGATTCTGAAAATTCTTATGTTGCTCCAACAGTTTTGACTTCCACACAATCCAGTGGTAGTGCAGCTTCATCTTCTGAAGTTCCAGATAATAGAACACCTGAATCTTCTCAGGGATTTAGATTTCTTAGGCGAAGATGGGGTTTATCATCTGTTGGCCAAAATCCTAACTCTGAGACTGGTTCAGAAAACTTTAGTCAAGAATCTGAAAGTAGAAATGCTGGTTCCTGGTTGTCCTCCTCTCTAAGAAATAGATGCACACCTTTATTTTCAAGGAGACGTCGAGAAGGAAGAGATGAATCTACACGAATTCGCACTACTGATGTGCCATCTAGACCTCATCATGTTTTGAGAAGAGAGTCTAATGAAGACGTTCACCTTGAAACACAAAATGAGTCCCTTGGGACTACTGCCAACAGATCACAAACTCCTACAGTACCCAGCAGTGCAGCTGCTTCTGTTGCTTCCACACCAGATTTGGCTCATAGTGGAAGAAATACAGGAATATCTGGAATTCTTCCTGGTTCCTTATTCCGATTTGCAGTCCCCTCAGCTCTAGGAAGCAGTTTATCTGACAATGTCATGATCACTGTAGATATTATTCCCTCAGGTTGGAATTCATCTGATGGGCAGAATGATAAGACTAAAACCCTACCATCAAGAGATCCAGAAAggctacaaaaaataaaagagag tcttctcTTAGAGGACTCTGATGAAGAAGAAGGTGATTTGTGTAGAATTTGCCAGATGGCAGCTGCATCATCTTCTAATCTTCTAATAGAGCCATGCAAATGCACTGGAAGTTTGCAGTATGTTCATCAAGAATGTATGAAGAAGTGGTTACAGGCCAAAATTAATTCTG GTTCGTCATTGGAAGCTGTAACCACCTGCGAACTGTGTAAAGAAAAGTTACAGCTTAACCTAGAGGATTTTGATATTCATGAACTTCATAGGGCTCATGCAAATGAACAA GCAGAGTATGAGTTTATCAGCTCGGGCCTGTACCTGGTTGTGTTGTTGCATTTATGTGAACAAAGCTTTTCTGATATGCTGGGAACTGCGAGTGAAGCTAGCACACGTGTCCGA TTTATTAACCTTGCAAGAACTCTTCAGGCACATATGGAAGATCTTGAAA cctctgaagatgaatctgaAGAAGATGGAGACCATAATAGAACATTTGACATGGCCTAA